The following coding sequences are from one Chloroflexota bacterium window:
- a CDS encoding carbohydrate ABC transporter permease: MTQKASVGTIRPRGVIRSPLLSRQTRRWLGAGITYLGMTTLAFFFMIPLLWMLSTALKARWEVFAWPPQWIPQEPHWENFREALTRYPFGRFTMNTALLVVANTIGELLSVPLVAYAFARLRFPGRRSLFMLVIATMMIPLQAKIIPLYALFHRLGMIDTYWPLILPSFAGDPFFIFLMVQYMRTIPFDLDDAARIDGAGTWGILYRVILPLCRPPLTIVVVYTFLWTWNEFLKPLIYLNDFHSFTIQLGLAMFRGRYSVEWNLFMAATLISVLPVLVVYFFVQKQLIGGIASVGLKG; encoded by the coding sequence ATGACGCAGAAAGCATCGGTCGGGACGATTCGGCCGCGGGGCGTCATTCGGAGCCCTCTGCTCTCTCGCCAGACGCGCCGTTGGCTGGGAGCTGGCATTACCTATCTAGGCATGACGACGCTCGCCTTCTTCTTTATGATCCCTCTTCTGTGGATGCTCTCCACAGCGCTGAAGGCCCGCTGGGAGGTGTTCGCCTGGCCGCCTCAATGGATCCCACAGGAGCCCCACTGGGAAAACTTCCGGGAGGCGCTTACCCGGTATCCCTTCGGGCGCTTCACGATGAACACCGCCCTCCTGGTGGTGGCCAACACCATCGGCGAGTTGCTCTCGGTGCCGCTGGTGGCCTATGCCTTTGCCCGCCTTCGCTTCCCGGGTAGACGCTCCCTCTTCATGTTGGTGATTGCCACCATGATGATCCCTCTACAGGCGAAGATCATCCCTCTCTATGCCCTCTTCCACCGCCTGGGGATGATCGACACGTATTGGCCGCTCATCTTACCCTCCTTCGCCGGGGATCCCTTCTTTATCTTCCTCATGGTGCAGTATATGCGTACCATCCCCTTTGATCTGGATGATGCCGCCCGCATAGACGGGGCGGGGACGTGGGGGATCCTCTACCGGGTGATCCTGCCCCTGTGCAGGCCGCCGCTGACTATCGTCGTCGTGTATACCTTCCTGTGGACCTGGAATGAGTTCCTAAAGCCTTTGATCTACCTGAATGATTTCCACTCCTTTACCATCCAGTTGGGCCTGGCCATGTTCCGGGGGCGGTATAGTGTTGAGTGGAATCTGTTCATGGCCGCCACACTTATCTCCGTGCTCCCGGTGCTCGTCGTTTATTTCTTCGTCCAGAAGCAACTGATCGGCGGTATCGCCTCAGTGGGCCTAAAGGGTTGA
- a CDS encoding sugar ABC transporter permease, whose translation MSRRARREALEGYLSILPWVIGFLVFTFGPIVASIYFGFTEWSITRPPRWIGLDNYVRMFTRDPLFWTSLKVTSSYVVMALPLQLVGGLALSLLLNIKVRGMNVYRTIFYIPAVISGVAVALMWMWLMQPDYGVINSLLALVGIQGPKWFWDPKWALPSVAIMSVWKVGGGAVIYLAGLQNIPPHLYEAAEIDGAGRWPRFWHITVPLLTPTIFFQLIVGLIEAFKVFTEAFVITKGGPLNATYFYMLYLYEEAFQNFNMGYASALAWVLTLIILTSTIILHVTSSRWVYYEAEERGA comes from the coding sequence ATGAGCCGCAGGGCTCGGCGTGAGGCGCTAGAGGGATATCTGAGCATCCTGCCCTGGGTCATCGGCTTCCTGGTCTTCACTTTTGGGCCGATCGTGGCCTCCATCTATTTCGGCTTCACCGAGTGGAGCATCACCCGGCCGCCTCGTTGGATTGGCCTGGACAACTACGTGCGCATGTTCACTCGCGATCCCCTCTTCTGGACATCCCTCAAGGTGACCTCCTCTTACGTGGTGATGGCCCTGCCGCTGCAATTGGTAGGAGGGCTGGCCCTCTCTTTGCTACTGAACATCAAGGTGCGGGGCATGAACGTCTACCGCACCATCTTCTATATCCCCGCCGTCATCTCGGGAGTGGCTGTCGCCCTGATGTGGATGTGGCTCATGCAACCCGACTACGGGGTGATCAATAGCCTCCTCGCCCTCGTGGGCATCCAGGGGCCCAAGTGGTTTTGGGACCCCAAGTGGGCGCTCCCTTCGGTGGCCATCATGAGCGTGTGGAAGGTGGGTGGCGGGGCGGTGATCTACCTGGCGGGATTGCAGAACATCCCTCCCCACCTTTACGAGGCGGCGGAGATCGACGGCGCCGGGCGCTGGCCTCGCTTTTGGCACATCACCGTCCCCTTGCTGACGCCGACGATCTTCTTCCAGTTGATCGTCGGACTTATCGAGGCTTTTAAGGTCTTCACCGAGGCCTTCGTCATTACCAAGGGCGGACCTCTGAACGCCACCTACTTTTACATGCTCTACCTTTACGAAGAAGCATTCCAGAACTTCAACATGGGGTATGCCTCGGCGCTGGCTTGGGTGCTGACCCTCATTATCCTGACCTCGACGATCATCCTCCACGTCACCTCCAGCCGCTGGGTGTACTATGAGGCAGAGGAGAGGGGAGCATGA
- a CDS encoding sugar ABC transporter substrate-binding protein, producing the protein MEKHAISRRDFLRYAGLAAAGTALYACAPIQAPTQAPGTPVKEAVTIEWWTVSSEEYNEQVQRDLAKQFEASHPGIKVNVTVLPESGFQDKMTTTLGAGQGAPDVAFFWDNNWFPQALDLRPFIEKDNFDTSMYIEGFWKTRALWGDVVIGLPLGVGANFVMYNKDVFDEEGVEYPSWDVSTEEWLELLPKVTDLEKKRRWGGDRPRGPFRAIWFNYGARLYSDDSKTVEGYLNGPESVAAYTWLWDLVASNTTPTPADIEVLGTEGTGPVDLFLAGRLATATLNQGHMLNAVNAGANFGIVPEPGVPGNERWVNAWSLTCSIWKGTQHPEEAWAFLKYWVGPEGQRFLMENGNLFPSIRSVLHEYKDADKDYVQAFFKVLELRQVAEWRMTHLCERTVKRAIKDVWDRINLMQIKRDEIKAALDAAVPKAQAALEECVVRLGS; encoded by the coding sequence ATGGAGAAACATGCGATAAGCCGCCGTGATTTCCTTCGCTATGCTGGTCTGGCCGCTGCGGGCACAGCGCTGTACGCCTGCGCCCCGATCCAGGCGCCGACACAGGCCCCTGGTACTCCCGTTAAGGAGGCGGTCACCATTGAGTGGTGGACGGTCAGTTCGGAGGAGTACAACGAACAGGTCCAACGCGATCTGGCCAAGCAATTCGAGGCATCGCATCCTGGCATCAAGGTGAACGTCACGGTCCTGCCCGAGAGTGGCTTTCAGGACAAGATGACCACCACCTTGGGGGCGGGACAGGGGGCGCCCGATGTGGCTTTCTTCTGGGACAACAACTGGTTCCCCCAGGCGTTGGACCTGCGGCCTTTCATCGAGAAGGACAACTTCGACACCAGCATGTACATCGAGGGCTTCTGGAAGACCCGTGCCCTGTGGGGCGATGTGGTGATCGGTCTGCCCCTGGGCGTGGGGGCCAACTTCGTCATGTACAACAAGGACGTCTTCGATGAAGAGGGGGTGGAGTATCCCTCGTGGGATGTCTCCACCGAGGAGTGGCTGGAACTCCTGCCGAAGGTCACCGATCTGGAGAAGAAGCGCCGCTGGGGTGGCGATCGCCCGCGGGGGCCCTTCCGGGCCATTTGGTTCAACTACGGCGCCCGCCTCTACAGCGATGACAGCAAGACGGTGGAGGGCTATCTGAACGGTCCCGAATCGGTGGCTGCCTATACCTGGCTGTGGGACTTGGTGGCCTCGAACACGACCCCCACGCCTGCTGACATCGAGGTGCTGGGCACCGAGGGCACGGGGCCGGTGGATCTCTTCCTGGCGGGTCGGCTGGCCACCGCCACCCTTAACCAGGGACACATGCTGAACGCCGTCAACGCCGGTGCGAACTTCGGCATCGTGCCAGAGCCGGGGGTGCCGGGCAATGAGAGATGGGTGAATGCCTGGTCGCTCACCTGCTCCATCTGGAAGGGAACGCAGCATCCAGAGGAGGCGTGGGCGTTCCTCAAATATTGGGTGGGGCCTGAGGGCCAGCGCTTCTTGATGGAGAATGGCAATCTCTTCCCCTCTATCCGCTCGGTCCTTCATGAGTACAAGGATGCCGACAAGGACTACGTGCAGGCCTTCTTTAAGGTGCTGGAATTGCGGCAGGTGGCCGAGTGGCGGATGACGCACCTGTGCGAGCGCACGGTGAAGCGGGCCATCAAGGACGTGTGGGATCGCATCAATTTGATGCAGATCAAGCGGGATGAGATCAAGGCCGCTCTGGATGCGGCGGTGCCGAAAGCGCAGGCGGCTCTTGAGGAGTGTGTCGTTCGGCTGGGCAGTTAG